The Peptacetobacter hiranonis DNA window TTAGATATGCCCATTCTTTTATGTTGTGTTCTTCACATTCACTTAGCACATCTCTAACTATCTGTTTAGCTCCATCCATAAGGTCTTCAGATTCTCTTACATATACAAATCCTCTTGATATTATGTCTGGACCTGCAAGCACTCTTCCTTCTTCTTTAGATATTGTTACAACTATTGTCATAAGTCCATCTTCAGAAAGGTGTTTTCTATCTCTAAGTACTATGTTTCCAACATCCCCAACACCTAGTCCATCTACTAGTATATTTCCTGTTGCAACCTTACCTTTTATAGATGCTTCATCTTTTCCAACTTCTAATATATCTCCGTTATTTATAACGAATATATCTTCTTTGTTCATTCCTAGACTTCTAGCAAGCTCAGCATGTTTTTTAAGCATTCTGTACTCACCATGAGCTGGTAGGAAGAATTTAGGTTTAACTAATCTAAGCATTAGTTTTAATTCCTGCTGACATGCATGTCCTGAAACGTGTATGTCTGCTATTTCACTCGAAACAACTTCAGCGCCTTTTTCAAGTAAGAAGTTTATTACCTTAGATATCAGTTTTTCATTACCTGGAATTGGATGAGCTGATATTATAACAAGGTCACCTTCTTTTATTTCTATTTTCTTGTGTTCTGAATTTGCCATTCTTGCAAGTGCTGACATAGGTTCTCCCTGTGAACCAGTAGTTATTATTACTAGTTCTTTGTCTTCATAGTTACCTACATCATTTAAATCTATTATCATATCGTCTTCTATTTCAAGATATCCAAGCTCTTTTGCTACGTTTACAACATTTAGCATAGATCTTCCTGAAACAGTTACTTTTCTACCATGTTTTTTAGCTGCGTCTACAACCTGCTGTAGTCTATGTATATTAGATGCGAATGTCGCAACTATTATTCTACTGTCACCAGCTTTAGTAAATAAATCATCTAATCCTACACCAACTTTTTTCTCTGATTTAGTATATCCTGGTCTTTCTGCATTAGTACTATCAGAAAGCATTAAGATTACTCCTTCTTCACTTAATTCACATATTCTCCGGAAATCCATTACATCTCCGTCTATTGGTGTTAAGTCTACTTTAAAGTCTCCTGTATGGAATATTACCCCCTGGTCAGTATGTATTGCTATAGAATACGAATCTGGTATACTATGAGTAGTCTTTACGAACTCTACTTCCATATTTCTAAGTTTTATAACTTCACGTGGTTTTATTATGTGAAGCTCTACATTTTCTAGTTTATGTTCTTTTAATTTAACCTCTAAAAGACCCATGCTTAATCTTGAACCGTATACTGGTATATTTATCTTCTTTAATAGATAAGGTAAAGCACCTATGTGGTCCTCATGGCCGTGTGTTATAAATATCCCTTTTATTTTATCCCTATTTTTTACTAAGTAAGTTATATCTGGTATAACTATATCTATACCTAACATTTCGTCTTCTGGGAAGCTCAGACCTGCATCGATTATTATTATCTCGTCTCTATACTCGATAACAGTCATGTTCTTTCCTATTTCGTTCATCCCACCAAGAGGAATGACCTTTATCTGTTCATCGTTTTTAAACAATAACATCATCTCCTTCTATTTATTTTTTATATTTTTCATTCAATTATAATCCTTTAAAATAATTTAAAACTCTAATCATTTTAGTGTATATATACGCTCTCCCTAAACTTATATCCAAATCTATATACACCTTATACCTACAAAAATATATCCGGTAAAACAGGATTCCTCCGCAATAAAATCCTAGTTATCTGCTACCGGAAATTTTTGTTTTACAGATTAAATTTTTAATAATTCTTCACGACCACTTTACCAGTTAATATTATTGTAACATATATTACATTATAATTTAAGATTTATTTATATTTCTAAATTATTTAACATTACTCTGTTTAACACGAATTCTGTATATTTCAATATCCTTGTTGAATTTTTTAGATTTTTCTTAATAAAAAATTCAGATATTTTTCATAATTATTTTTTATCTTTAAACTATATTTTCTTAAACAATATGATATAATTAATTGTAATTTATAGAAACACACGTTCTGTAAAAATATTATTTTGGAGGTAAAAAATGCGAGGTAAAACTCATTGTGCTGTAGGAATTATAGCCGGTATTCAGTTATCCTTAGTATTGTCACAACCTATAACACCTACTAGTATTCTGACTTCTGCTGTATTTTCTACACTCCCAGATTTAGATAAATCCAACTCTATAATAGCTGGGACAATTTTTAGAAAGAAATTTTCAAAGTTTTTATATAAGTTGCTTATTTTTTCGCTGAATCTTTTTATATTTTTCCTATCTATAAAAGTCAGCAGTAGCTTTTTTATAAGCGCAGTTATTACATTTTTTGCAATAGCATTTTTAGAAAAAAAGCTCACCCATTACAATATGAGAAAATCTCTTATTACAGCTACCTTGCTTCTTTTAGCATTGGTTTTAATAATTTCTAAAGTAGATATATCTTTTGTCATACCTATTTTAGTATTTTCGGTATTTCCATGGCTAAAGCATAGAAACTTTTCTCATAGTATTTTAATGGTTTTAATAGTTTATATAATTATGAATCCACTAGGAGAGTTTTTTAACTACGATTCATTAGGACTTATGGCTTCCTCTATGTATCTACTTCATATAATTTGCGATATGTTCACAAAACGGGGTGTAGCTATCTTCTACCCATTCTCAAAAAATATGATTTCTGTGGGATATATAAGAGTTGGTGGAAGATTTAGTAATATAATAGAAAATCTATTAGTCTTTGTTTTAATTTTATTTACAATATATCTTGTTTTTAAATTTGTATAAAAGACAATAAAAAAAGAACTATTTATAAATCTTTTGTTTATGATTTATATATAGTTCTTTATTATTGTCTAATTTTTTTATTTTTGTATATTTATTTATCTTTTTTCATCTCTCTATAACAGTCTTCACAATATCCATCGAATTTAAGATCATGATTAACTACATGGAATTTGTAGTTCTCCTGAATTTTCATTTCTATATCTTTAAGAAGATCTTCTTCCACACCAATTATTTTTCCACAGTTTTTACATACTAAATGATGATGATTGTGTCCTTCATTATCAAGGTCTATTTCATATCTTATACAGCCATCATCTAAATTTAACTTTGATATAGCTCCTATTTCGTCTAATAGCTGCATCGTTCTATATACTGTTGCTAAACCTATTTCTGGGCAATTTTCTCTTACTTTATCGTATATTTCCTCACTGCTAAGATGATAGTATCGATTTTCAAGAAGAACTTCTATTATAGCTCTCCTTTGTGGAGTAATCTTAAAGCCTGTCTTTTTTAGTTTTTCTTTTAAAAGATCCATTCCATTATTCATATTTACCACACCTTTTCTCATTTATTAATCAATATAAGTTAAAATAAATGCTGTAATAGAGCTTAACTCTACTACAGCATTATATAATTTTACTTATTATTCATCAAAGTTAAGACCTTCTTCTTCCATTAAAGCTTCGTAAACAGCTACAACAGTTGAATACTCATTGTCGTCTTCTAATGGAACTAGCATTTCTCCCTGTTCGTCTTCATCTATTCTATATATATATGCTTCTTCGTCTTCGTTGTCTTCTAGAGGCATTAATATAGCGTACTCTTTTTCTTCTGCTTCTAAAGTTAATATTATCTCAAAAGGTACTTCTTCTCCATTTTCATCAATTAGGTTTACTACATTTTCATTCATTTCTTCCATTGGTTTCACCTCATTACCTATTATTTGATTTTATTATATAACAAATTTTATATAATAACAATTATATTTTCTTACTTATTAATCTCTTCCATATGAAAATCAATTAATTATCATCTATTCTATATGATAATACCCAAATTTTCATACTTTATTCAATTTTTTTGTTATTTAACTTTAAAATCTAAATATCCTTGAAGAATTAATACCGCTGCCATCATGTCTATTACATTTTTTCTTTTCTTTCTGCTTACGTCTGCAGTTATAAGAGTTTTTTCAGCAGCAACTGTAGTAAGTCTTTCATCCCAAAATTCTATTTCTAGTCCTGTTTCTTCTTTTATTAATTCACAGAATTTCTGTACTTTTTCGCCCTGAGGACCAACAGTACCGTTCATATTTTTAGGAAGACCAGATACTATTAGATTTACCTGTTTTTCTTTTATTATCTGTTTTATTTCTTCTATATCGTTCTTTTTGCTAGTTCTTTTTATAGTCTTGATACCCTGAGCTGTCATTCCCATAAGATCACTTACTGCAACACCTATAGTTTTATCTCCTATATCAAGTCCCATTATTCTACCTGTTAGCATCTATTTTCTCCTTTTTATCCTCGTTTAAAATCATATTTATAGTTATTATCATCACTGGTATAAGGATATATATAGATGCAGTAGAGGCTGCTACTATACCAGAGTCGTTTACTAGTAGAGTTATTATACAACCAACCATAGCTGCAACAAATCCTCTAAATACCATAGGATATTTACCTGCTATTACTCTAAAGTGTTTATTTGGTTTGAATATTAATGCTGCGATTATAACTATTCCAACTATTAATATATTAACCCATACACTAGTCTGCGCTAATTTAACATTCATCTGGATTTTTCTAGTAAATGTAAGAACTATTTCACCTGGTCCATTTAACATTATCTGCTGAACAAATAGTCCTAAGTGAGATGGACTTCCTGAAGATAAATCCATAAATGCAAATACTCCAACTACAGCTACAACTGCAAGACCTATTCCTACAATCTTTTTCCAGTCAACTTTAACATTGTACATAAGAAGTACAAATAGTAAATATGCAGCACATTCAGATATCGCACCACCAACATTTGCACCCATAGATGGATATGCACTAGTTATTAAAATCACACCAAATGAAGCTGCAGCAACCCATTTTGGTATTTTTTTGTAGTATAGAAGTACTGCAAATGCAAATACCGCACTTCCTATAGTAACACCTTCATATTCATTTCCTATACCGTAATATCTAGCACCTACCATAGCATCATAACTCATTATGTTATTTTTCATAAGATATGTTCCAAATACAGCATCTACGGCAATCAGAACTATAGTAACAAGTGCTATGAATCCCATCTGTTTTAGATCATCATCTTTAAACATAGCCTTAGCTATGAAGTAAATCAAGAATGTCACACCTATTACAGCTAAAGACATACTTACCTGTCCACTGAAATTAAATATTGGAGCTACCATAAATGATAACGGCATTATTATACCGAATTTAATAAGCTCTTTAAGTATAGTAAACAGTTTATCTTTATATTTTGGAGCAATTCTCTTAGCTAAAAGTACTGCTATTAAGCCTATTACCCAAGACGCAGACACTACTCCTACAAAAGTATTTACAACACCAGCTCTTATTAAAGCTGCTGAATTTATTTTTGAGTATTCTTTCTGAAGAAACTTTATATTATTTTCTTTTTCAACATTAGAGATAGTTCTACCTATCATCATTTCATTAGATAAACCAAAATGGTTAAGTATGTCTACACCTATATCCATATTTGCTATTATCCCATCTCTTCTTGTTGTAGCAGAAGTTAATACTCCCTTTCCAGAAACTCCTTTAGAGAATTTCATAACTGGAGAAAGTCTTTTCTTATTGCTGTAATCTAAATTGCTAGGGAATGCACTTACTATATAAACTGTGTCGTTTTCACCTACCATAGAAAATACTTCTTTTAAGTAAGAATTTATTCTGCTGTATGTTCTAGCTTTCATCTTAGCATAAGTATTTTCATTTAGATTCATTTTATACTCATCTAGTCTATATGTATCCCCTAGGTCTACATATATAGCATCAGTGTTCTTGTAAAGTTCTTTTGTTTCAGCTTTAAGTTTTTTATAATCTGTAGAGATTCCAAATGGCATACTATTATCTTTTATATTGATATCGTCTATATTACCATCATCAACTCTTCCATAATTATCCATAGCTGCAAATGCTATATTTCTATTTTTTACAAGCTGTCCATCAAAATCAACATAATCTGCATTACCGATTACTGATGTTTTGTATCCATTTTCTGAAAGAATCTGACCTACCATACCAAGAGTAGATTCAAATTCTCCTTTTTCAATATTTTCATTAGAAGACCTATTTGCCTCCATATTGACTATTTTTTTAGCTTTTTTGCCTGTAGAAGCTTCATATTCCTTAGCTTCGGCTACATTTGGCTGTACAAAATCTACTGCAACTTTTTTATCAAACTGAGCTATTGTAGATCTCCCTGTAGCTCCCATAGTAGCTAAACTTCTTGCGTCGTCGTTACCTTGGTCACCCTTGATATTCATCAATCCTACATAGCCTTCTTTTTCAACTCTATTTCCAATCTCTTTTATGTTCATCATATTTTCAAGACTAGTTCTACTCATATTTATAAATATAACTTTTCCTCTTGCTGATTCTGCATTTACAGTAGAAAAAGCAGAACTAAAAATTATAAATAGAGATGCAAGTATTGATATAAACTTTCTGAACATTTATTTACCTACTTTCCTCTAGATATTTAGTTATAACCTCTTCAAGAATTTCATCTCTTTCAAATCTTCTGATTATCCCTCTTGCGTCCTTATAACTAGTTATATAACTAGAATCTCCTGATAGGAGATATCCTATTATTTGGTTTACGGGGTTATACCCTTTTTCTTTAAGGGCCCCGTAAACTATTTTCATCGCTTCTTCAACAGTCATTTTTTCCTGCTGTGCTCCTTCAAATTTCATAGTGAAATCCATATTATCCATTTATCTCATTCCTCCTCTTTTTAGAGAAATTATTTTACCTGAGATTCTATAACTTCCTTAGCATAATTTAAAGCTTCGTCAACTTTTGCTGGTTCTGTAGCACCTGCCTGAGCCATATTAGGTCTACCTCCACCTTTTCCGCCAGCTATCTTAGCTACTTCTCTTACTATATTTCCTGAATGAACACCTTTTTCTATAACATCTTTAGTTGCAGTAACAACAAAGTTTACTTTTCCATCAGCAACATTTGCTAATACAACTACACCGCTTTCCATTTTATCCCTTAAATTATCAGCAGTATCTCTTAAAGTATTCATATCCATATTTTCATATTTATTAGTAACTAGGCTAACACCTTTTACTTCTACTTTTGAATCTAAAGCAGAGTCAGCTGACTGCATACTTATTTGAGTTTTTAAATTATGTAATTCTTTCTCTAAGTTTTTATTTTCCTCTAATACATTTTCTACTCTGTGTAAAAGTCCATCTTCTTTAGCTTTTATTGTAGCACAAACTTTGGCAATTAACTCATCCTTTTTGTTCATATATTCATAAACTGCTTTTCCAGTTACTGCTTCTATTCTTCTAACACCTGCAGCTACACCACCTTCAGATATTATTTTGAACATTCCAGCCTGTGCAGTATTTGAAATGTGGGCACCTCCACAAAGTTCCATTGAGTAATCTCCCATAGAAACTACTCTAACTTCATTTCCGTATTTTTCACCGAATAATGCTGCAGCTCCTTTTGCTTTAGCAGCATTTATATCCATTGTTTCAGCTACTACATCATAAGCATTGAATATAGCATTGTTTACTTTTTCTTCTATTGTTTTTAATTCTTCTTTTGTAACTGCTTCAAAGTGAGTAAAGTCGAATCTTAATCTATCTGCAGTAACTAATGAACCTGCCTGGTTTGCATGATCTCCTAATACTTCTTTTAATGCTTTGTGTAATAAGTGAGTTGCAGTATGGTTTCTTGAACATGCCATTCTGTTTTCTCTATCTACCTCACAAGTTAAAACATCCCCAGCTTTTAATTCACCTGCTACTACTGTACCAAAGTGTTTTATACTTCCTGCCGGACCTTTTTTAGTATTTTTAACAGCTACTGCACAATTATCATTTTTAAGAACGCCGCAGTCTCCTGCCTGTCCACCACCTTCTGGATAGAAGTTAGTTTTGTCTAATACTACAACAACATCTTTACCTTCAGATGCTGATTCTACTATTTCAGAATCTTCAACTATAGCTAATACTTTACCTTCACCTGTTAATTCAACGTATCCTACAAATTCAGATTCTACATTTTCTTCTTTAGCAAGAGGATCTTCTTTCCAGCTTTCACCGTCCATGTTTCCTCTAGCTGTTCTAGCTCTTTCTTTCTGTTTTTCCATTTCTTCGCTGAATTCTTCTTCATTAACAGAAAGACCTTCTTCTCTTAATATTTCAACTGTTAAATCTAGTGGGAATCCATAAGTGTCATAAAGCTTAAATGCTATTTCTCCGCTAAGAACTGTTTTTCCTTCTTTTTTAAGTTCTTCTTTATAAGAATTTAACATTTCCATTCCCTGGTCTATTGTTTCATTGAATTTTTCTTCTTCTATTTTTATAACTTTTTTGATGTAATCTTCTTTTTCTACTAATTCTGGATAAGCATCTCCACTAACTTTTATAACTTCATCAACTAATCCATTTAAGAATGTTCCTTTTATTCCAAGAAGTTTACCATGTCTAGCAGCTCTTCTTAATAATCTTCTTAATATATATCCTCTACCTTCATTTGATGGTAATACTCCATCTGCTATAAGGAATGATACGGCTCTTATGTGGTCAGTTATTATTCTTATAGATTTATCATTTGCTTTGTCTTTTCCGTATTCTACACCTGCAACTTTAGAAACAGCTTCTAAAACTGAATGTATAGTATCTACTTCGAATATATTGTCAACACCCTGCATTATACAAGCTATTCTTTCCAGTCCCATACCTGTATCTATGTTTTTATTTTCTAATTCGCTGTAGCTTCCGTCTTCTTCTTTAGAGAACTGAGTGAATACGTGGTTCCAGAATTCTAAGAATCTATCACAGTCACATCCTGGTTTACAATCAGGGCTATCACATCCGTATTCTTCTCCTCTATCGAAGTATATTTCTGAACAAGGTCCACATGGTCCAAGACCTATTTCCCAGAAGTTGTCGTCTTTTCCAAGTCTAACTATTCTTTCTTCAGGGAATCCCATTTCTTTTGACCATATATCAAATGCTTCATCATCTTTTTCATATACAGTAACCCATATTTTTTCTTCTGGTATGTTTAGCCATTTAGTCGCAAATTCCCATCCCCAAGCTAATGATTCTCTTTTAAAGTAATCTCCAAATGAGAAGTTCCCTAGCATTTCAAAGAATGTAGCGTGTCTAGCTGTAACACCGACATTTTCTATATCTCCTGTTCTTATACATTTCTGACAAGTAGCCATTCTGTTCTTTGGTGGAACTTCTACTCCTGAGAAATAGTTTTTAAGAGGAGCCATACCAGCATTTATTAAAAGTAAACTCTTGTCGTTATTTGGTACAAGAGGATAACTAGCTCCTACATAATGATCTTTAGTTTTGAAGAACTCTAAAAATTTACTTCTTATTTCGTTTAAACCCATTTTTTCCATAACATTTGCCTCCCAATTTTTATATTTTTTCATTTCGGAAAATAAAAAAAACTCGCTCCCTATGATAAACATAGGGGCGAGTATTATTCGCGGTACCACCCTAATTTACAGATAAAATCTGCTTCTCCGGTAATCCTTAGCTATAACGTCGCTACCGTAAATCTCTAATAGTAAAATACGTTCAAGATTTATGCTCCAAGACTGCTTCAATCTGCCTATTCCAAGGGGTCTCAGCTATTCCCTCTCTCTGTGCAAAATCAGTAGATTTACTCCTTCTTTTCTTTGCATTTGATAAATATTTTTATTTATTCATATATTTAATATGATACTCGATTATTTTGACATTTTCAAGTTTTTTTTAAATATGCAAAAATTTTTTTTATAGTATATCGTCGATAATTCCTCCACCGACTAATATATCTCCATCGTACATAACTAAAGACTGTCCTTTAGTTATCGCTCTCTGTGCTTCTTCAAATACAACCTTAGCTGTATTGTCAGATAGTTTAGTTACAGTAGCTAGAGATGGTTTTGCTGCGTATCTAACTTTTGCATATACTTTAAACTCATCTACATCTGCAAAATCAAACGGAATTGTATTTACGTCTTTTATAACGAGTTCTTTTTTGAATAGATCGTCATTGCTTCCAAGTACTACTCTATTTTTCTTTGCATTTATATCAACTACAAACATAGGCTTACCAAAAGCTATTCCAAGCCCTTTTCTCTGTCCTATTGTGTAATTTATAATTCCATTGTGTTTTCCTAGTACTGTTCCATCAGCTTCTACAAATTCCCCCGTTTTGATTTTTATATCTGAGTTTTCTTTTAAATATCTTACATAGTCGTTGTCTTTTATAAAGCATATTTCCTGACTATCCTTCTTGTTGTGGACATCAAGACCTATTTTCTTAGCTATTTCTCTTACTGTATCCTTTTCATAGTTTCCTATAGGAAGTAGTATTCTTTCTAGCTGTTCCTGTTTTATATTGTAAAGATTGTATGTCTGGTCTTTTTTAGCAGATTCCCCTTTTTTAAGAACTAGTCTGCCAGTTTTTTCATCTCTTTCAACTCTAGCATAATGTCCAGTAGCTACATAGTCGCAGCCAAATTTTTCTGCAACGTCAAAAAATAGACCGAACTTTATAAACTTATTACATACTATACAAGGATTAGGAGTTCTACCTTCTGCATACTCTTTTATAAAATCGTCTATTACCTTTTCTTTAAATTCTCTTCTAAAATCTAGTACATGTAGTGGAATATCTAGCTTTTCAGCTACTCTTCTCGCATCTCTTATACTATCTTCTGTCATTCTTTTTTCTTCTTCAGTATTATCATTGGAAAGCATCATATTGACACCAATCACATCATAACCCTGTTCCTTTAAAAGATATGCAGCGACGGAGCTATCAACTCCGCCGCTCATACCTAGCATAACTTTCTTCTTCATCTATTTAACACCTCTAATGTTTTCCGAATTAATTGCTAGTCTTCTTCTATTTCTTCATGTTCATGCGCATCAGTTATTTCGTATCCTTCAAGCTCTGGTATAACTATGTTATGTTTCTGAGCATAATCTATAAGAGCTGCTTTTACTGCCTGTTCTGCAAGTACTGAACAGTGCATTTTTACTGGTGGTAGTCCATCTAATGCTTCAGCAACTGCTTTATTTGTTAACTGAAGAGCTTCGTGTATGCTCTTTCCTTTTATCATTTCTGTTGCCATTGATGAACTTGCTATAGCACTTCCACATCCGAAAGTCTTGAATTTAACGTCTTTTATTATATCATCTTCTATATCAAGATATATTTTCATTATATCTCCACAAGTTGGGTTACCAACTTCTCCAACTCCACTTGCGTCCTCTATTGATCCCATGTTTCTTGGGTTCATGAAATGATCCATAACTTTATCACTATACTGCATAATAATTTCCTCCATAATTTCGATTATATTTTTTCCGATTCTTTAATTTGTTTATTTTGATTTACTTTTTTTCTTTTTACTTTTGTTTATAAATATTTCTTATTTTCCTTCAGCCTGTAAAGCTTCTTCATATAAAGGAGACATACTTCTTAATCTTTCTATTACCTTAGGTAATACTTCTAATATGTAGTCTATATCTTCGTCAGTTGTAAAATCTCCAACTGTTAATCTTAATGATCCATGAGCTATTTCGTGTGGTAATCCTATTGCTAAAAGTACATGTGATGGATCTAATGATCCTGATGTACAAGCTGAACCACTTGATCCAGATATTCCAGCGTGGTTAAGAAGTAATAATATTCCTTCACCTTCTATAAACTTAAATGCAAAGTTTGCATTTCCTGGAAGTCTATCTTCTAAGCTTCCGTTTATTCTAGTATAAGGTATTCTTTCTTTAACACCTTCTATAAGTTTATTTCTAAGTCTTGTAAGCTCTTTTATATGGTTGTCCATATTAGCTTTAGCAAGTTCTGCTGCTTTACCATATCCTACTATTGCAGGTATGTTTTCTGTACCAGCTCTTCTTCTTTTTTCCTGAGCTCCACCGTGAACAAGATTGTCAAATCTAAGTCCTCTTCTTATGAATAAAGCCCCTACTCCTTTAGGTCCGTATATCTTATGAGATGACATACTTACCATATCTACACCAAGTTCTTTAACATCTACTGGTATATTTCCTGCTGCCTGAACAGCATCTGTGTGGAATAGTATTTTGTGTTTTTTAGCAACTTCTACTAATTCTTTTATAGGTTCTACTGTACCTATTTCGTTATTTGCAAACATTATACTTATTAGTATTGTGTTGTCTTTTATTGCATTTTCTAAAGCTTCTGGGCTAACTTTACCTTCTTCATCTACATCAAGATAAGTAACTTCAAATCCGAAGTTCTTTTCTAAGTATTCGCAAGTATGTAGTATCGCGTGATGTTCTATTTTTGAAGTTATTATGTGGTTTCCTTTACCTTTTCTCTGAAGGTCAAAGGCAACTCCTTTTATCGCCCAGTTATCACTTTCTGATCCACCAGCAGTGAAGTATATTTCATTTGGCTCTGCATTTATAAGAGCTGCAACTCTAGTTCTAGCTAGTTCTAAAGCTTCTTTAGCTTCATGACCATAGCTATAAAAACTAGATGCATTTCCAAATCCTTCGTTAAAATATGGAAGCATTTCATCTAACACTTCTTTTTTAACAGGTGTTGTTGCAGAATAGTCCATATAAATTCTTTTGTTTTCCATAGTTTTTCCCCTTCCATTTGCCATTTTGCAAATTTCAAATATATTTTAAACTAAAACTTAATTCCATTTGATTCATATTATTATTTATATCCTAAATTTAACATTTCAACCATTTTTTTATTGTTTGTTTAAATCTATTTTATAAATATCTTTTTCATTACTAGACAATCCATTGTCACCTATCCGATCGTCTACCATATCTTGTAAAAAAGTAGTGTTTACAACATCGTCTATTGCATTCTTCATCTTTTTCCATACTAGTCTAGTAGCACATTTATCTGAGTTGCTACAGACACCTTCTTCTTTTAGACAATCTGATATAGTTATAGGACCTTCTAGTACAGTTAATATATCTCCAACAGAAATCTCATCTGGCTTTCTAGCTAAGAAATATCCTCCTTGAGAGCCTCTTATACTTTTTACAAGGCCTGCTTTTTTTAATTTTGAGAATATCTGCTCCAAATACCGCTCTGAAACATTCTGCTTTTCAGATATATATTTTATAGATATAGGTTCTTCGCCATAGTTTAACGCTAGTTCAAACATTGCCTTTAATCCATATCTACCCTTTGTTGAAAGCTTCACTTTATCACCTTCTTTTAATTCCTACTGTTTTACTATGGTTTAATGATATTATATCCGACTATTTTTGTCAAGTATTATTTCCTACTATTTTAGTATGATTTGTTTTT harbors:
- a CDS encoding ribonuclease J — protein: MMLLFKNDEQIKVIPLGGMNEIGKNMTVIEYRDEIIIIDAGLSFPEDEMLGIDIVIPDITYLVKNRDKIKGIFITHGHEDHIGALPYLLKKINIPVYGSRLSMGLLEVKLKEHKLENVELHIIKPREVIKLRNMEVEFVKTTHSIPDSYSIAIHTDQGVIFHTGDFKVDLTPIDGDVMDFRRICELSEEGVILMLSDSTNAERPGYTKSEKKVGVGLDDLFTKAGDSRIIVATFASNIHRLQQVVDAAKKHGRKVTVSGRSMLNVVNVAKELGYLEIEDDMIIDLNDVGNYEDKELVIITTGSQGEPMSALARMANSEHKKIEIKEGDLVIISAHPIPGNEKLISKVINFLLEKGAEVVSSEIADIHVSGHACQQELKLMLRLVKPKFFLPAHGEYRMLKKHAELARSLGMNKEDIFVINNGDILEVGKDEASIKGKVATGNILVDGLGVGDVGNIVLRDRKHLSEDGLMTIVVTISKEEGRVLAGPDIISRGFVYVRESEDLMDGAKQIVRDVLSECEEHNIKEWAYLKNNIKEQLKEYLYQKTKRNPMILPIIMEV
- a CDS encoding metal-dependent hydrolase, with protein sequence MRGKTHCAVGIIAGIQLSLVLSQPITPTSILTSAVFSTLPDLDKSNSIIAGTIFRKKFSKFLYKLLIFSLNLFIFFLSIKVSSSFFISAVITFFAIAFLEKKLTHYNMRKSLITATLLLLALVLIISKVDISFVIPILVFSVFPWLKHRNFSHSILMVLIVYIIMNPLGEFFNYDSLGLMASSMYLLHIICDMFTKRGVAIFYPFSKNMISVGYIRVGGRFSNIIENLLVFVLILFTIYLVFKFV
- a CDS encoding Fur family transcriptional regulator; this encodes MNNGMDLLKEKLKKTGFKITPQRRAIIEVLLENRYYHLSSEEIYDKVRENCPEIGLATVYRTMQLLDEIGAISKLNLDDGCIRYEIDLDNEGHNHHHLVCKNCGKIIGVEEDLLKDIEMKIQENYKFHVVNHDLKFDGYCEDCYREMKKDK
- a CDS encoding DUF1292 domain-containing protein; the encoded protein is MNENVVNLIDENGEEVPFEIILTLEAEEKEYAILMPLEDNEDEEAYIYRIDEDEQGEMLVPLEDDNEYSTVVAVYEALMEEEGLNFDE
- the ruvX gene encoding Holliday junction resolvase RuvX, with the translated sequence MLTGRIMGLDIGDKTIGVAVSDLMGMTAQGIKTIKRTSKKNDIEEIKQIIKEKQVNLIVSGLPKNMNGTVGPQGEKVQKFCELIKEETGLEIEFWDERLTTVAAEKTLITADVSRKKRKNVIDMMAAVLILQGYLDFKVK
- a CDS encoding IreB family regulatory phosphoprotein → MDNMDFTMKFEGAQQEKMTVEEAMKIVYGALKEKGYNPVNQIIGYLLSGDSSYITSYKDARGIIRRFERDEILEEVITKYLEESR
- the alaS gene encoding alanine--tRNA ligase, producing the protein MEKMGLNEIRSKFLEFFKTKDHYVGASYPLVPNNDKSLLLINAGMAPLKNYFSGVEVPPKNRMATCQKCIRTGDIENVGVTARHATFFEMLGNFSFGDYFKRESLAWGWEFATKWLNIPEEKIWVTVYEKDDEAFDIWSKEMGFPEERIVRLGKDDNFWEIGLGPCGPCSEIYFDRGEEYGCDSPDCKPGCDCDRFLEFWNHVFTQFSKEEDGSYSELENKNIDTGMGLERIACIMQGVDNIFEVDTIHSVLEAVSKVAGVEYGKDKANDKSIRIITDHIRAVSFLIADGVLPSNEGRGYILRRLLRRAARHGKLLGIKGTFLNGLVDEVIKVSGDAYPELVEKEDYIKKVIKIEEEKFNETIDQGMEMLNSYKEELKKEGKTVLSGEIAFKLYDTYGFPLDLTVEILREEGLSVNEEEFSEEMEKQKERARTARGNMDGESWKEDPLAKEENVESEFVGYVELTGEGKVLAIVEDSEIVESASEGKDVVVVLDKTNFYPEGGGQAGDCGVLKNDNCAVAVKNTKKGPAGSIKHFGTVVAGELKAGDVLTCEVDRENRMACSRNHTATHLLHKALKEVLGDHANQAGSLVTADRLRFDFTHFEAVTKEELKTIEEKVNNAIFNAYDVVAETMDINAAKAKGAAALFGEKYGNEVRVVSMGDYSMELCGGAHISNTAQAGMFKIISEGGVAAGVRRIEAVTGKAVYEYMNKKDELIAKVCATIKAKEDGLLHRVENVLEENKNLEKELHNLKTQISMQSADSALDSKVEVKGVSLVTNKYENMDMNTLRDTADNLRDKMESGVVVLANVADGKVNFVVTATKDVIEKGVHSGNIVREVAKIAGGKGGGRPNMAQAGATEPAKVDEALNYAKEVIESQVK